TAGCAGCCTGTCGGCTTTGGGTCTGCCGCGGTTTGTGTTTTGGGAGCGGCGATAGGCATCATGCGAGCTGGAGGCGGTGTAGCCTGCGGCAGTTGTAGGCCAGGGCGATCAGGGTCCACTCGGCGGCGACGTTGGCGAGGCCGCGGAGGTGGAAGCGGGTGAAGCCGAGGACGGACTTGATGATGCCGAAGACGGGTTCGACGGTCTGTTTGCGGCGGGCGTAGCGGTGTTTGGCATCTTGGGTCTCCAGCTTGGCCTGCATGGCGAGGCGCCAGGGTTCGGTGATGCGGCGGGGTGTCTTGGGCTGGGGTGGGGGCCGGAAGTCGTAAGCGCGGTGCGGCTGGGTGCGGCCGATCGCGACCAGCGGCTCGATGCCGCGCGCTGCCAGGTCAGCGACCGCGGGGCCGGAGGCGAAGCCGGTGTCGGCGAGGACGGTCTGCGGCAGGCCGGGACCGTGCTCCATGCCGAGGATGGTCGCGGCGAAGCTTGGCGCATCGGAGGGGCAGGCGGTCAGGTTGGTGGCGAGGATCAGTTGCGAGCCTTCGGCGCAGACCACGGCCTGGGCGTTGTAGGCTTGGCGGTATTCGTGCCCCTCGGAGCGGCGCATCAGCGCGCTGTCGGGATCGGTGAGGTTGGATTGCCGCTCGGGCGGCGGGTTGTCCTCGGGCGGCTTGGGCGGACGGCCGCGCCGGCCGGTCTTGGCGTGGTAGGCCGCCGTCTTGGCTTGGTAGTCCGGCCGGGCCGCCTCGGCTTCGGCGCGGGCCTGCGCCTCGAGCCTGGCACAGGCGGCATCCAGCTTGGCCTTCAGCGCGCAGCGCCGGGCGATCTCGGCGGGCAGCGCCTGCGGGTCGGGCACGGCGTCGGCATCCGCCGCCTCGGCGCGCGCGGTCAGCGTGGCGATCTCGGCGGCCAGCTTCTCGCGCAACTGAACCGCCCGGTCGTAGCGCACCGAGCGGATCTTCGAGGCGTTGGCGTCGAGCTTGGTGCCGTCGATCGCCACCGCCCCGAGCCGCAACAGGCCGGCCTCTTTCGCCATCAGCAGGACCTGCAGGAAGGCCGCCTCGAAGGCAGCGCGGTTGGCGCGGCGGAAGGTGGCGATCGTGTCGTGGTCGGGATGCAGGTTCGCCGCCACATAGCGCACGCCAAGGT
The sequence above is drawn from the Thermostichus vulcanus str. 'Rupite' genome and encodes:
- a CDS encoding transposase, which produces MTQFIPYSRDQAFLLPPDVKDWLPADDVAHFVVAAVERVPLGAFVVRPIPGGKAQYHPRLLLALLIYSYANGIFSSRRIERATQRDLGVRYVAANLHPDHDTIATFRRANRAAFEAAFLQVLLMAKEAGLLRLGAVAIDGTKLDANASKIRSVRYDRAVQLREKLAAEIATLTARAEAADADAVPDPQALPAEIARRCALKAKLDAACARLEAQARAEAEAARPDYQAKTAAYHAKTGRRGRPPKPPEDNPPPERQSNLTDPDSALMRRSEGHEYRQAYNAQAVVCAEGSQLILATNLTACPSDAPSFAATILGMEHGPGLPQTVLADTGFASGPAVADLAARGIEPLVAIGRTQPHRAYDFRPPPQPKTPRRITEPWRLAMQAKLETQDAKHRYARRKQTVEPVFGIIKSVLGFTRFHLRGLANVAAEWTLIALAYNCRRLHRLQLA